From a region of the Pseudanabaena sp. ABRG5-3 genome:
- a CDS encoding histidine kinase → MRTIPTLPESTLQLLLFIDDRPKAKDLVKEVEEFLQREKACPSELQIINVAGQPQLAELFKVVMSPALLKLSPLPRQTIAGKNLLKQLENCWDTWKQQVLEQSTHNYPPELSQNIEYMTELAHLADDVFRLSQEKSEIEEQLRFKDRVLGMLAHDLRNPLTAILLAIDTIEKSGDKIEPQMVSRLLKHARNKARDADNLITDILEAGRGANAKFRTQRQKIQFDQLCHSVISDFYFNKCLEGKMQKLIKDIPTDLPPVYIDQEKIRQVLINLLGNATKYTPEGGKIELTVMHRTAQKIEVSITDNGPGIPAELRDRVFEERYRLERDDEAEGYGIGLSLCRRIITAHYGHIWVDDAIGKKGSCFRFTLPVY, encoded by the coding sequence ATGAGGACTATTCCAACATTACCTGAATCAACTCTCCAACTCCTACTATTTATTGACGATCGCCCCAAGGCAAAAGATCTAGTCAAGGAAGTAGAGGAATTTTTGCAACGAGAAAAAGCTTGTCCATCGGAACTACAAATCATTAATGTTGCAGGGCAACCACAATTAGCAGAGCTATTTAAGGTGGTGATGTCACCTGCATTGCTTAAGTTATCACCTTTGCCAAGGCAAACCATCGCTGGCAAAAATCTCCTTAAGCAATTAGAAAACTGTTGGGATACATGGAAACAACAGGTACTAGAACAGTCCACCCATAATTATCCACCTGAGCTATCCCAAAATATTGAATATATGACCGAATTAGCGCATTTGGCGGATGATGTATTTCGACTGTCACAGGAAAAGTCGGAAATCGAAGAGCAATTGCGCTTTAAGGATCGTGTGCTTGGGATGTTGGCGCATGATTTACGCAATCCTTTAACAGCGATTTTATTAGCGATCGATACGATCGAAAAAAGTGGGGACAAAATTGAGCCGCAAATGGTATCGCGACTGCTCAAACATGCCCGCAATAAAGCTCGGGATGCCGACAATTTGATCACCGATATTCTCGAAGCAGGAAGGGGAGCTAACGCAAAGTTTCGGACTCAACGGCAAAAAATTCAATTTGATCAGCTTTGTCACAGTGTCATTAGCGATTTTTATTTCAATAAATGTTTGGAGGGGAAAATGCAAAAGCTAATTAAAGATATTCCAACCGATCTCCCACCTGTCTATATCGATCAAGAAAAAATTCGACAGGTTTTAATCAATCTTTTGGGGAATGCGACTAAATACACACCTGAAGGCGGCAAAATTGAACTCACAGTAATGCACCGCACTGCTCAAAAAATTGAAGTTAGTATTACTGATAACGGGCCAGGGATTCCTGCGGAACTACGCGATCGCGTCTTTGAGGAGCGCTATCGGCTAGAACGCGATGATGAAGCGGAAGGCTATGGTATTGGGTTATCGCTTTGTCGTCGGATTATCACTGCCCATTATGGTCACATCTGGGTAGACGATGCGATCGGCAAAAAAGGTAGTTGTTTCCGCTTTACCCTGCCAGTTTACTAG
- a CDS encoding single-stranded-DNA-specific exonuclease RecJ — protein sequence MSLPQQRWQISAPQTDLSGAIANATGLSPIIAQVLLNRGINTPEAAKIFLDPELEDLPDPKQEFPDLIASIDRIEQAIKNGDRITICGDYDVDGMTSTALLIRTLRLLGANVEYEIPSRMTEGYGINPRIVRDCHERDVKLIITVDNGITAYDAIALAKSLNISVIVTDHHEVPEDPNKIPPATAILNPKYQVDPNSPYAAIAGVGVAYVLALELSDRFGKRAELENPLLELFTLGTIADLASLTGINRRLVKKGLRLLSQSKVIGIIALINETGIAKDKQTGLKPEAIGFGLGPRINAIGRIGNPQTVIDLLTCDEMGQAIALAQECEATNRKRQSLCQEIEEEAIAYMRKRKSEGFDITQERVLVIVDREVQDTLYPE from the coding sequence ATGAGTTTACCTCAACAACGATGGCAGATTTCCGCACCACAGACAGATTTATCAGGAGCGATCGCTAATGCTACAGGACTGTCACCCATAATCGCGCAGGTTTTACTAAATCGTGGCATTAATACCCCTGAAGCCGCCAAAATCTTTCTCGATCCTGAACTTGAAGATTTACCTGACCCCAAGCAAGAATTTCCTGATCTTATCGCCAGCATCGATCGCATTGAGCAGGCTATTAAAAATGGAGATCGCATTACCATCTGTGGTGATTATGATGTCGATGGGATGACCAGTACGGCTCTATTGATTCGTACCTTGCGTTTATTAGGCGCAAATGTGGAATACGAAATTCCCAGTCGGATGACCGAGGGCTATGGGATCAATCCACGTATTGTGCGAGATTGTCACGAACGTGATGTGAAATTAATTATTACTGTTGATAATGGCATTACTGCCTACGATGCGATCGCTTTAGCAAAATCCTTAAATATTTCTGTAATTGTCACCGATCACCACGAAGTCCCCGAAGATCCTAACAAAATCCCTCCCGCGACGGCAATCCTTAATCCGAAATATCAGGTCGATCCCAATTCTCCCTACGCAGCGATCGCTGGAGTTGGTGTTGCCTATGTGTTGGCTTTGGAATTAAGCGATCGCTTTGGTAAACGTGCCGAATTAGAAAATCCGTTATTAGAATTATTTACCCTTGGTACGATCGCTGACCTTGCCTCACTTACAGGTATCAATCGCCGCCTCGTCAAAAAAGGTTTGCGCTTACTTTCGCAATCAAAAGTAATTGGCATTATCGCGCTAATTAACGAAACGGGAATTGCCAAAGATAAACAAACGGGCTTAAAACCTGAAGCGATCGGTTTTGGTTTAGGTCCCCGTATTAATGCGATCGGTCGGATTGGTAATCCGCAAACAGTCATCGATCTGCTGACCTGTGATGAGATGGGACAGGCTATTGCTTTGGCACAAGAATGTGAGGCAACTAATCGCAAGCGTCAATCTCTTTGTCAAGAAATCGAAGAAGAAGCGATCGCCTATATGCGAAAACGGAAGTCAGAAGGTTTTGACATTACTCAAGAGCGAGTTTTGGTAATTGTGGATCGCGAGGTGCAGGATACTCTTTATCCCGAATAG
- a CDS encoding Uma2 family endonuclease yields MNTLLKPVSTQLDTWINATWTEFVVIADAPDSAKHKSYYYQHQMRFENMSTGSDHANDHALILFALSFYAATQQIPMTAKDGCSYRQSGKTEFQPDISYYIGDNADAIAWGTRIIDLDHDPLPDLVIEISDTTFNDDLGTKRLQYEELGIKEYWIVNVQTMKIYAFAISPDGSSHHIRQSLVLSGLKLEILEQAIERSRQENQSTVTAWLMKQF; encoded by the coding sequence ATGAACACATTACTCAAGCCAGTCTCAACCCAGCTAGACACATGGATTAATGCCACTTGGACAGAATTTGTGGTGATTGCCGATGCGCCCGATAGTGCCAAACACAAAAGCTACTACTACCAACACCAGATGAGATTTGAGAATATGTCCACAGGTTCCGATCACGCCAACGATCACGCATTAATTCTATTTGCCCTTTCCTTTTATGCCGCCACGCAGCAAATTCCCATGACTGCCAAAGATGGCTGTTCCTATCGCCAAAGCGGAAAAACGGAATTTCAGCCCGATATCTCCTATTACATCGGTGACAATGCCGATGCGATCGCTTGGGGAACACGCATCATTGACCTCGATCATGATCCCTTACCCGATCTTGTTATTGAAATATCGGATACTACCTTCAACGATGATCTTGGTACAAAGAGACTGCAATACGAAGAACTTGGCATCAAAGAATATTGGATTGTCAATGTCCAAACTATGAAAATCTATGCTTTTGCAATTTCACCAGATGGCAGTAGCCATCATATTCGCCAATCTTTAGTGTTATCTGGACTAAAACTGGAAATTTTAGAACAAGCGATCGAACGCAGTCGCCAAGAAAATCAATCAACCGTCACCGCATGGCTAATGAAGCAATTCTAA
- a CDS encoding DHHA1 domain-containing protein → MEIQSANFSFLREHDPQLVNLAARAEQYCHSDSNTCIIKLRQFAERLAQHIADQTEHYQAEDEAQIDLLRRLEAEGVISREVAKLFHNIRKGGNNAAHTVKDDRREALALLKNAHELGNWFHSEFGNDSNFRPRPFVPPAAPTDPTTELQAEIDRLIKTVNETEADKIDAIAELNDEIKRLKDIVAKLGKKRPKKRVIKSKQKLEKKIPEQPPIATPEIPVDIPEQPLIAAPNITPSAEGKKALTPSPSPNEREGSKKKKSKREGWHHGVIGIVASRLVERYGAPVFIGSYEDADDHDAAEPYIRFSVRGIPEFHVFQAIEYEPIKSIRLKGGGHKAAGGFTMPAANLEKLRQGLREFADHENILPSHISPLINIDVRIDLSDVSMTLLQECDRLQPCGLGNPDPVFYSENVRVISQQTRGKDKVKHLSLELDTGNGKIKAIAWRWGEYCPIPDRVDIAYKLRANQWQDTTSVELEIVGIREASDVVKSSPNPPKQILLQYKTAPVITKFPQWQKLNEAPRPLPRPLLLYGHDRPADKFQGDVDCDRPIRDRDYQAVVLWTLPPSFTHLQWLIAIAKPDYIYLGSHIPSVPSIEEFRSQIQSLDIDNINVLNLLDLAQQWWISPSAIISALRELGYICDFPATLPLEGELLRMQKWYSIAINKITSLLEHNI, encoded by the coding sequence ATGGAAATACAGTCAGCGAATTTTAGTTTTTTGCGCGAGCATGATCCACAATTGGTAAATCTTGCTGCCCGCGCTGAACAGTATTGCCATAGCGACAGTAATACCTGCATCATCAAACTGCGGCAATTTGCCGAGCGTCTTGCCCAGCATATCGCCGACCAGACAGAGCATTATCAAGCAGAAGATGAAGCGCAGATAGATTTGCTAAGACGACTTGAAGCAGAAGGTGTCATTTCTCGTGAAGTCGCTAAACTTTTCCATAACATTCGCAAAGGAGGCAACAACGCCGCTCATACAGTCAAAGATGACAGACGCGAAGCCCTCGCCCTCCTCAAAAATGCGCATGAGTTAGGCAACTGGTTTCATAGCGAATTTGGTAATGACAGCAATTTTAGACCAAGACCATTCGTGCCACCTGCTGCGCCCACCGATCCCACCACCGAACTGCAAGCCGAAATCGATAGACTGATAAAGACTGTTAATGAAACAGAAGCAGACAAGATTGATGCCATAGCCGAACTGAACGACGAAATCAAGAGATTGAAAGATATCGTTGCCAAATTAGGCAAGAAACGACCTAAAAAGAGGGTAATCAAATCAAAACAAAAGCTAGAAAAGAAAATCCCTGAGCAACCACCAATCGCCACTCCCGAAATACCTGTAGATATCCCTGAGCAACCACTAATTGCTGCCCCAAATATCACTCCCTCTGCTGAAGGGAAAAAAGCCCTCACCCCCAGCCCCTCTCCCAATGAAAGAGAGGGGAGTAAGAAAAAGAAGAGCAAAAGAGAGGGGTGGCATCATGGTGTGATTGGTATTGTCGCTTCGCGGTTGGTGGAACGTTATGGTGCGCCTGTATTTATTGGCAGTTATGAAGACGCTGATGATCACGATGCAGCAGAGCCTTATATCCGCTTCTCGGTGCGGGGCATTCCCGAATTTCATGTTTTTCAGGCGATCGAATATGAACCGATAAAATCTATTCGCCTTAAGGGGGGCGGACATAAGGCGGCGGGAGGTTTTACTATGCCTGCGGCAAATTTGGAGAAACTGCGGCAAGGTCTGCGGGAATTTGCCGATCACGAGAATATTCTGCCTAGCCACATTAGCCCCCTAATCAATATTGATGTGCGTATTGATCTCAGTGATGTCTCCATGACCCTGCTGCAAGAATGCGATCGCCTTCAGCCCTGTGGACTTGGTAATCCCGATCCAGTTTTTTATAGCGAAAATGTGCGGGTAATTTCTCAACAAACTCGCGGCAAGGATAAAGTCAAACATTTATCTTTAGAACTCGATACAGGCAACGGCAAAATTAAGGCGATCGCATGGCGATGGGGAGAATATTGTCCAATTCCTGATCGCGTGGATATTGCCTACAAACTACGGGCAAATCAGTGGCAAGATACAACTTCCGTAGAATTAGAAATCGTCGGTATTCGCGAGGCAAGTGATGTTGTGAAAAGTTCTCCGAATCCCCCCAAACAGATTCTGTTGCAATACAAAACTGCGCCTGTAATTACCAAATTCCCCCAATGGCAAAAACTGAATGAAGCACCTCGCCCCTTACCCAGACCATTATTACTCTATGGTCACGATCGCCCCGCCGATAAGTTTCAAGGTGATGTCGATTGCGATCGCCCTATACGTGATCGAGACTATCAAGCAGTAGTGTTATGGACTTTGCCGCCATCCTTTACGCATTTGCAATGGCTAATTGCGATCGCCAAACCTGATTATATTTATCTCGGTTCTCACATCCCATCAGTTCCTTCTATCGAAGAATTCCGTTCCCAAATTCAATCCCTTGATATAGATAATATCAATGTTCTCAACCTCTTAGATTTAGCACAGCAATGGTGGATTTCACCTAGTGCGATCATCTCAGCTTTGCGAGAACTAGGTTATATCTGTGATTTCCCAGCTACTTTACCCCTCGAAGGTGAACTGCTCAGAATGCAGAAGTGGTATAGCATTGCGATTAATAAAATTACTTCGCTATTGGAGCATAATATCTAA
- a CDS encoding TMEM165/GDT1 family protein, which produces MDWQLLFLSFSTIFLSELGDKSQLATMSLSGSSAAPRYVFIGSAAALLLASAVGVFLGDSLSVFLPTKLLKAIAAGLFAIMAIRLLSPQK; this is translated from the coding sequence ATGGATTGGCAACTATTATTTCTGAGCTTTAGTACGATTTTTCTATCCGAGTTAGGAGACAAAAGCCAACTCGCCACCATGAGCTTAAGCGGTAGTTCCGCAGCACCGAGATATGTGTTTATTGGCTCTGCGGCAGCATTGTTACTCGCAAGCGCCGTAGGAGTATTTCTCGGTGATAGTCTCTCTGTATTTTTGCCAACAAAGTTGCTTAAAGCGATCGCCGCAGGTCTATTCGCTATTATGGCAATACGTCTATTATCGCCTCAAAAATAG
- a CDS encoding TMEM165/GDT1 family protein, which produces MMSLQSETKPETISPDQLPTVAPTQSQVTSEHWQIAITTFITVFLAEIGDKTQLTTLMIAAQSHQPWIVFGGAAIALVSTSLLGVLAGKWLAKTFSPNLLNTLAGLSFLILSISLLWDAIL; this is translated from the coding sequence ATGATGTCACTACAATCTGAAACTAAACCTGAGACTATATCTCCAGACCAATTGCCAACCGTAGCACCAACACAATCTCAGGTAACATCAGAGCATTGGCAAATTGCTATCACCACATTTATTACAGTGTTCTTAGCAGAGATTGGTGACAAAACACAGCTCACTACCTTGATGATTGCAGCCCAATCGCATCAGCCTTGGATTGTCTTTGGAGGAGCAGCGATCGCTTTAGTATCCACGAGCTTATTAGGTGTACTTGCTGGTAAATGGCTTGCCAAAACATTTTCACCAAATTTGTTAAATACCCTAGCAGGTTTAAGTTTTCTGATTCTTTCTATTAGCCTATTGTGGGATGCCATCCTTTAG
- a CDS encoding class I SAM-dependent methyltransferase, translating to MTTILRDWSYQYQWFYDTVSALAAVSVGGEKRFRKLFLKDLQINPEAKVLDLCCGAGQATQELVKHFSNVTGLDASPIAIKRAKQNVPQAEYVEAFAEKMPFSDRSFDLVITSTAMHEMEPEQLQQIIQEVYRILTLEGQFIIIDFHRPTNPLFWLPIATFLWLFETETAWQLLKTDLQQLLSKTGFKVESCQLYAGGSLQVLRSRKVL from the coding sequence ATGACGACGATTTTACGGGACTGGAGTTATCAATATCAATGGTTTTATGACACTGTATCGGCACTAGCTGCTGTCAGTGTTGGAGGAGAGAAACGATTTCGGAAATTGTTTTTAAAAGATTTACAAATTAATCCTGAGGCGAAAGTTCTTGATCTCTGCTGTGGTGCTGGTCAAGCAACGCAGGAGCTAGTCAAACATTTCTCAAATGTGACTGGACTAGATGCTTCGCCGATCGCTATTAAACGAGCTAAGCAAAATGTTCCTCAAGCTGAATATGTAGAGGCTTTTGCCGAAAAGATGCCCTTTAGCGATCGCAGTTTTGATCTGGTGATTACGAGTACAGCCATGCACGAAATGGAACCTGAACAATTGCAACAAATTATTCAAGAAGTGTATCGTATCCTCACTCTAGAAGGACAATTCATCATCATTGATTTTCATCGCCCCACCAATCCGCTATTTTGGTTGCCGATCGCCACTTTCCTATGGCTATTTGAAACAGAAACCGCATGGCAATTACTCAAAACTGATCTGCAACAGCTTTTGAGCAAAACTGGATTTAAAGTTGAGTCCTGCCAACTCTATGCAGGTGGTAGTTTGCAAGTATTGCGATCGCGCAAAGTGTTGTAA
- a CDS encoding acyl-CoA thioesterase gives MNQAFIYHRTINFRDTDAAGVVYFANGLSLCHEAYEASLAASGINLRSFFRGEAIAVPITQASIDFLKPMSCGDRILISLVATILSPESFQIDYQLYFDGEGIEKKAIAKALTKHTCIDTSTRKRCNLSEELLQWIKFTQ, from the coding sequence ATGAATCAAGCTTTTATTTACCATCGAACGATTAATTTCCGTGACACAGATGCGGCAGGTGTGGTGTATTTCGCTAATGGTCTATCCCTTTGCCATGAAGCCTATGAAGCTTCCCTAGCTGCATCAGGAATTAATCTCAGATCTTTTTTTCGTGGAGAAGCGATCGCTGTTCCGATCACTCAGGCAAGTATTGACTTTTTGAAGCCAATGTCTTGTGGCGATCGCATATTGATTTCTTTAGTAGCAACCATACTCAGTCCAGAATCTTTTCAGATTGATTATCAACTATATTTTGATGGAGAAGGTATAGAGAAAAAGGCGATCGCCAAAGCATTAACTAAACATACCTGTATTGACACTAGCACCAGAAAACGGTGCAATCTTTCTGAAGAACTTTTGCAATGGATTAAATTTACGCAATGA
- the aroF gene encoding 3-deoxy-7-phosphoheptulonate synthase, whose protein sequence is MIVVTKIGTPAEEVERICDELSSWGLSPEKIVGKHKVVLGLVGETADLDRHRIEELSPWIETVLRVERPFKRASREYRQNESSVVTVPTPNGDVAIGENCPLVVVAGPCSVENEEMIVETAIRVKASGAQFLRGGAYKPRTSPYAFQGHGESALSLLAAAREASGLGIITEVMDTGDIEKIAEVADVLQIGARNMQNFSLLKQVGKQNKPVLLKRGLAATIDDWLMAAEYILAEGNPNVILCERGIRTFDREYTRNTLDLAAIPVLRKLTHLPIMIDPSHGTGWSDYVPSMSLASIAAGVDSLMIEVHPNPKKALSDGPQSLTFDAFDKLMMQVDRMAQVMGRA, encoded by the coding sequence GTGATCGTAGTAACCAAGATTGGTACACCCGCAGAGGAAGTTGAGCGGATCTGCGACGAACTATCTAGTTGGGGATTATCACCTGAAAAAATTGTTGGCAAGCATAAAGTTGTTTTGGGATTAGTGGGCGAAACCGCCGATCTCGATCGCCATCGCATCGAAGAATTAAGCCCTTGGATAGAGACAGTCTTGCGAGTAGAACGTCCCTTTAAACGCGCTAGTCGCGAGTATCGCCAAAATGAATCGAGCGTCGTAACTGTACCTACGCCCAATGGTGATGTAGCGATTGGTGAGAATTGCCCTTTGGTCGTTGTTGCGGGACCTTGCTCCGTTGAGAACGAAGAGATGATTGTGGAAACGGCAATCCGCGTCAAGGCATCGGGCGCACAGTTTCTTAGGGGTGGAGCCTACAAACCCCGCACCTCTCCCTATGCCTTTCAGGGACATGGCGAGAGCGCTCTATCACTTCTTGCCGCCGCAAGGGAAGCTAGCGGCTTGGGAATTATTACGGAAGTAATGGATACTGGTGATATTGAGAAGATTGCGGAAGTTGCTGATGTGCTGCAAATTGGTGCGAGAAATATGCAGAACTTCTCTTTATTAAAACAGGTGGGTAAACAGAACAAGCCAGTTTTGCTGAAGCGTGGATTAGCCGCAACCATCGACGATTGGCTGATGGCAGCAGAATACATTCTCGCCGAGGGAAATCCCAATGTAATTCTTTGTGAGCGAGGTATTCGGACTTTTGATCGCGAATATACTCGCAACACCTTAGACTTAGCAGCGATACCCGTACTACGCAAGCTAACCCATTTGCCAATCATGATCGATCCTAGTCATGGCACAGGCTGGTCGGATTATGTGCCATCAATGAGTTTAGCCTCGATCGCTGCGGGTGTAGATTCCCTGATGATCGAAGTGCATCCTAATCCCAAAAAAGCTCTATCCGATGGTCCACAGTCCCTCACATTTGATGCTTTCGATAAGTTGATGATGCAAGTCGATCGCATGGCACAGGTAATGGGAAGAGCATAA
- the lipA gene encoding lipoyl synthase — translation MAVKPDWLRVKAPQWERVGNVKEVLRDLGLNTVCEEASCPNIGECFNQGTATFLIMGPACTRACPYCDIDFEKKPQALDPMEPINLGEAVRRMKLKHVVVTSVNRDDLPDGGASQFVRCIEEIRKLMPQTTIELLIPDLCANWEALETILSARPHVLNHNTETVPRLYRRVRPQGDYQRSLELLRRAREIAPWVYTKSGIMVGMSETDEEVRAVMRDLRAVDCDIITIGQYLQPSAKHLTLHEFVTPEQFEAWRIAGEEMGFLQVVSSPLTRSSYHAEQVQALMKLYPKEV, via the coding sequence ATGGCAGTCAAACCAGATTGGTTGCGAGTAAAAGCCCCACAATGGGAGCGCGTTGGCAATGTCAAAGAAGTCCTGCGCGACTTAGGGCTAAATACTGTATGCGAAGAAGCTTCTTGCCCAAATATTGGCGAATGCTTCAACCAAGGTACTGCCACATTTTTAATTATGGGACCTGCTTGCACCCGTGCCTGTCCTTACTGCGATATTGATTTTGAAAAGAAGCCTCAAGCTCTCGATCCGATGGAACCGATTAACCTTGGTGAAGCAGTACGGCGGATGAAGCTGAAGCATGTCGTGGTAACTTCTGTTAATCGTGATGACTTGCCCGATGGTGGCGCTTCGCAATTCGTGCGTTGCATCGAAGAAATTCGTAAATTGATGCCACAGACCACAATTGAACTGCTTATTCCCGACCTCTGTGCTAATTGGGAAGCTTTAGAAACGATTCTCTCCGCACGTCCCCATGTGCTGAATCACAATACAGAAACTGTGCCGAGACTTTATCGCCGTGTTCGTCCACAGGGAGACTACCAGCGTAGTTTGGAACTCTTGCGTCGCGCCCGTGAAATTGCGCCTTGGGTCTATACCAAGTCAGGAATTATGGTGGGTATGAGTGAGACTGATGAGGAAGTTAGAGCCGTCATGCGTGATTTACGAGCAGTAGATTGCGACATCATTACCATCGGTCAATATCTCCAACCTTCCGCTAAGCATTTGACTCTGCATGAGTTTGTCACACCTGAACAGTTTGAAGCATGGCGGATTGCTGGTGAAGAAATGGGATTCTTGCAAGTGGTTTCTTCGCCGCTTACGCGCAGTTCCTATCATGCTGAGCAGGTACAAGCATTGATGAAGTTATATCCAAAAGAAGTGTAG
- a CDS encoding Txe/YoeB family addiction module toxin: MQWKIEFSRNVIRDAKKLKFANLDSNLKSLLEILKRNPYEPPYEKLSGNLKGYLSRRINIKHRLVYSVHDEAKTVRVVSVWSHYE, from the coding sequence ATGCAATGGAAGATTGAATTTAGTCGGAATGTGATTAGAGATGCAAAAAAATTAAAGTTTGCTAATTTGGACTCTAACCTCAAATCTTTACTAGAAATTCTCAAACGAAATCCTTATGAACCTCCCTATGAAAAACTTTCAGGCAACTTGAAAGGATATTTATCAAGAAGAATCAATATCAAACATCGTTTGGTTTATTCAGTCCATGATGAAGCTAAAACTGTTCGAGTTGTTTCTGTATGGTCACATTATGAGTAG
- a CDS encoding type II toxin-antitoxin system Phd/YefM family antitoxin, producing MKILNASEARANLFSLVEQVNKDHLPRFITSRQGDAVLLSKSDWESIQETLYLQSIPNLVESIRAAEQADDWVSEDEFLGALNAMED from the coding sequence ATGAAAATTCTCAATGCGAGTGAAGCGAGAGCCAACTTATTCAGCTTAGTCGAGCAAGTTAATAAAGATCATTTGCCAAGATTTATTACAAGTCGGCAAGGTGACGCAGTATTGCTATCTAAATCTGATTGGGAGAGCATACAAGAAACCCTCTATCTACAATCTATCCCTAATTTAGTTGAGTCAATAAGAGCCGCAGAACAAGCAGATGATTGGGTTTCTGAAGATGAATTTCTTGGAGCCTTGAATGCAATGGAAGATTGA
- a CDS encoding helix-turn-helix domain-containing protein: protein MNQNQVSQVIQGGANVFEDLGFAPEEALNLKIRADLMLNIKRFIQSQGWTQKQAALFFGETQPRISDLINGDIERFSIDKLVMMLVRAGMDVRFEVNVKAA from the coding sequence ATGAATCAGAATCAAGTTTCTCAAGTTATTCAAGGTGGAGCGAATGTATTTGAAGATTTAGGTTTTGCGCCTGAAGAGGCTCTTAATCTCAAAATTCGGGCTGACTTGATGTTGAATATTAAGCGGTTCATTCAGTCTCAAGGATGGACTCAAAAGCAAGCTGCTTTGTTTTTTGGTGAAACTCAACCTCGGATTAGCGATTTGATCAATGGCGATATTGAGAGGTTTAGCATTGATAAGTTGGTAATGATGTTGGTGCGTGCAGGGATGGATGTGAGGTTTGAGGTAAATGTGAAAGCGGCTTGA
- a CDS encoding type II toxin-antitoxin system RelE/ParE family toxin, with protein MTDKPIRWIGSSLNDLTNFPDAARKKAGFQLRAVQSGDTPSDFKPMPTVGLGVEEIRIRIEDAYRIFYVARFAEAVYVLHAFQKKTQKTSKSDIEIGQKRYQQMLQYRQSDKANIDK; from the coding sequence ATGACTGATAAACCAATTCGTTGGATCGGCTCATCCCTCAATGACCTAACAAATTTTCCTGATGCTGCTCGTAAAAAAGCAGGTTTCCAACTAAGAGCCGTTCAGAGTGGCGATACGCCTTCAGACTTCAAACCCATGCCGACAGTTGGTTTAGGTGTTGAAGAAATTCGGATTCGGATTGAAGATGCTTATCGAATCTTTTATGTCGCCAGATTTGCAGAAGCCGTTTACGTTCTCCATGCCTTTCAAAAGAAAACTCAAAAGACTTCAAAATCAGACATAGAAATCGGACAAAAGCGTTATCAGCAAATGTTACAGTATCGACAATCTGACAAAGCAAACATTGACAAATAA
- a CDS encoding DUF2726 domain-containing protein, producing the protein MYISQVQEGRSFLHQGQICLMELIEGVLQDKTQYRLFPEVSLARIVQKNRLEASLHYELQRFIKSCSSLDILICRHEAMFSLPVIAIERQSPYHDLPERQEADRKKAAILRKAELPLIYADEPSKGIVRFAKAEQPQNICCEVNVYRGLGRDKLREFLLSVMEENHQSQRV; encoded by the coding sequence ATGTACATAAGCCAAGTTCAAGAGGGAAGATCTTTTCTTCATCAGGGACAAATTTGTTTGATGGAATTGATTGAAGGGGTTTTACAAGATAAAACTCAATACCGTTTATTTCCTGAAGTTTCCCTTGCGCGGATCGTTCAGAAAAATAGACTAGAAGCAAGTTTACATTATGAATTACAGAGATTTATCAAGAGTTGTAGCTCTCTCGATATTTTGATTTGTCGCCATGAAGCTATGTTTTCTTTGCCCGTAATTGCAATAGAACGTCAAAGCCCCTATCATGACTTACCTGAGAGACAAGAAGCAGATCGTAAAAAAGCAGCAATTCTCAGAAAAGCAGAACTCCCATTAATCTATGCTGACGAACCATCTAAAGGCATTGTCCGCTTTGCCAAAGCCGAGCAACCTCAAAATATTTGCTGTGAAGTGAATGTTTATCGAGGCTTAGGACGTGATAAATTGCGTGAATTTTTGCTGTCAGTGATGGAAGAAAATCATCAGAGTCAAAGAGTATGA